The Pieris rapae chromosome 1, ilPieRapa1.1, whole genome shotgun sequence genome contains the following window.
ttatcaataGGACCTTGTTATAACAAGAcatcaatcaataaaaaacgTCGTTAATCTGTTTACATTTATTGACACTACGATTCACAAGCGTACCAGACGCATTGAAAATTGGCACCAACGAGTCACAAATTTATCGGCCATATTTCTTGTACGTCACCCCAGAAActatataattgataatatagTCTCgagaaatattaaagatttgAAATTTCTTCAACAAAAAACAACCAATCGTAACTTCGTTTTAAACAGCATGATACCAATCTAGACTAGTTTGTTGCACGTGTGATAACAGCAGGGATGGTATGGAGGATTGGGACACGTGAAGGCTTGGCAGGGAGGAACTACTGGACAGCATTCGCCAGGGTACCAAACAGTGCGAGCGTATCTGCCACTTGGTCTTGTGCACGCTCCGTGGTTGAAGCAGTGAGCTTTGCAGGGATAGTCGTAGCAGCATGGcctaaaatttatcaaaacaatttaGGTGAAGGATGTAAGGCATGGAACAGATAAATCTTGGTCATTAGAACCGCCTTAAATACTATTTCATTTTCTACGTGAAAAGTCTAAGAAGTATGATTGTTTAATCACACAACGTGTATACATATCgcgtattttgtaaaaaaacatatcttcatatcattaaaaataacgattatatttttatcaaaattagcttcttaaaggtaataaaattaatttcaaattaaatattgtttactatagaaataaaatattatttatttaaagatctGCTGCGCTAATGTGTATACATCGtcgtattatattaaaatatattccagCCATTAGATAACTAGAAGAGAATTGAATTCTGAAAATGTGGTAAAATCTTACTTTTCAGGTGGGGCGTTGGTCGGACCGCTGTGGTATTTCGCTGCCTCTTTTATGTAGGGTTGTGGTCGGGGTTGACCATACCGTGGTCTTTTATAGTATACACTGTATTCGCCCCGTACAAATCCGTACCTGGGGCATGGCCGACAGCTCTCAAAACCTCGTGGAAGCACTGACATGCTTGTCAATCGTATTGGTTATAATTCACTGAAAGttcagaataaattataaagtattttcgtattttattataatttgtacgcaCTGTAGTAATATCGTACCTATGTTTTTAGtatgaaatacaataatttacgatttttattatttttatattttataacaaaaagaaagttattttacatttgagaaaataaaaaacaatgaaaacaaaaacgtTTTCTTTATTCTGACAGTATTTTGAAGACgttctttttaaaatctgCTTGTATGGCATAGTGgcaaattcttttatttttcttatggCTATaaagtttagatttaatttagtaatgtataaaagttatagtatatatatatatatatatatatataagttacttTCGCTTTTCTTGTTCTTTTTTATCTAAACTTTATAGTAGCCTCATCATCACTGCTATGACGTCACACCATAAAAACtgctaataaaattttgtggaACGATAAGGTTTCTCAACCTAAGCCACCGGAGACTGTGGGCAGACCATACAGTGATAAGACTGGTAAAGGATACTTCCCTTTTGGTCGGAGGAAAACCacctttttctttttacagtACATTTTACGTGtcgcatttttttatacaagagAACGCGTTAGATTAGAACGCGGGctttcatatattttcttgGGTTACAGTCTTGACTATTTTTCTTCACGTATACGGCCGTTTCTCCATACGCACTAACACGCTACAATACGCGCTTCAAAAAAATCGCACGCGGGGAAACGGCCATATTTCGGCGTTCGGCGTTTCGGCACTCGAAACGGTAGTGTCAGTATTAATATGGATACTGATAAAGAAACATTgctgtttgtatttataattcgcCGTCTGAAGACTGAGAAGACGAAAAATATGTTCGGTGTCATCGATGGTTGTATCAAGACAGAGAACCggtcattttaataaactctACCCAGAACTGCGAACTGCGAGTTTATAAGCGCGTAAAGAGCGCTTGTATGTAACCACCCTTAGTTTCAAGCAAATCTACTACTTCAGATTCAAGTAACTTAATTCAATGTTACCGGGAAAGACAAGTAGGAAAGACTGACGTTGGCGCAGAGTACAATTTTACTatcaataaagtaaataacatacaatgcacaagctttatttaaatataaattttacgttACAATGTATAAACCAAAACAAGGGACAATTTCAGTTCTCGTATCAACAAGTCTTCATGCTGGTGCCGTGGTGCCCTATCGCAATCACTGCTTTGTCAAAAGCCGCCACAGGTTGTGGAGGCTGGCCTACGGCAAGTACTGCATCTGTAATATGATGTTGTCAGTCATTTAAAGATTTGTTAACATTCAGCTACTCTTTCTAGTGtttccgaaacaattcgaGTTAGGGTCTTTTAATGAAAGAGCGTTCAAATAAAAGCTGACAACGCACTTTCGAACTCTGGTATCGAGGGTCCATGGGCAGTGGTATCACATTAGATCAGTTGAGCCCGTTTGCCGccgttttatattaagttgcTGAGGTAGTTCATCTACAGCCATTAAAAACGTGGTATTGACTTGttagtatttgttttaatttttatttactaaattgcACATATTCCATAAACTATTAGAAAGTTCCAGAGAGTTACAATTAGATAGACCTATTTGCTTGGTTATctgttttaaatagtttaaaagtgACTTCGATGTTCAACATGATTTGTTTTAGAAGTTCGTCGATTTAAAGGTCTATAGGCGTTAGCTCGTGATAAGGGCCACATCTCACCAAGACCATTCCTGACTGTGTCGAGATAGAAAGGAATGCATTGGCGACGCGATTTGGCGACTCAGACTGGCGACGGGGACAGACATAGCCATGGTAACGTCGCTGGCCACGTCGCCATGGCATGAGGTGAGGTATGACcctaagaaataaaaacaattgaataatgAAATTGACTTAGGTGAAGCGCATGTCACCGGGTCACTGTATATGTGCTACTTGACTGTAAACTGTGACGAGGGAGCCAACTCCTCCACAACACGGAGAGGTCTGACATGGTGAACAGCACGGCGAAGGACAACCACCACGTCTGAAATGACAGAGGGAATATAACAAACTAGGGTACGGAACCTTGTACGCTCAGTTATACACAGCTTTTCAGGCTGAGGGAATACTTTGCAGACATATGCAATTGAATAATtggaaataattgtaatatttctaaacatttcttcatttttatatccttcttaataatataaaaatatataaaaaagcaacggtatttttaataagccttACGAAAACTTACTGTATTTCAGATGCAATAGCttgtaatttgtttatcaTATTCATTCTGTTAcacattttacttatttttaaatttattgataaaaacacTCCGAAAATTTTTGC
Protein-coding sequences here:
- the LOC110994879 gene encoding sperm mitochondrial-associated cysteine-rich protein gives rise to the protein MSVLPRGFESCRPCPRYGFVRGEYSVYYKRPRYGQPRPQPYIKEAAKYHSGPTNAPPEKPCCYDYPCKAHCFNHGACTRPSGRYARTVWYPGECCPVVPPCQAFTCPNPPYHPCCYHTCNKLV